The genomic DNA CACAAGTTCCAATAATCTGAATTATTTAGCTTTTACTGTAAAATAGAAAGgtttggccaggtgtagtggctcatgcctgtaatcccaatactttgggaggccaaggtggtaggatcgcttgaggccagcggtttgagaccagcctgggaaacacacagtgagacttcatctctacaaaaaaatttaaaaagtacctgAGTGTGGTATGTACcagtagtccaagctacttgggaggatgaggcagaaggattacttgagtccagatGGTCGAGGccacagtaagctatgattgtaccactgcactgcagcctgggcaacagagttagaccctgtctcaaaaaaaaaaaagaaaagaaaatagattttacttcttttttttttttttgttcatgttGTCTTTACTTTTATTAACCTTTAGAGAATTATTAAGTAGTTCTTCATTTTAGCCTATCAAGTTGGGTTAAACATTTAACGCATAAATTATTACAGGCATAAATACCATACTAGATCTATTTAGAATTTAAGTGAAGGCAGTgatatgttactttttttttttttttttatactttaagttctagggtacatgtgcaggtttgttacatatgtatacttgtgccatgttggtgtgctgtacccatcaactcgtcagcacccatcaactcatcatttacatcagttatgactcccaatgccatccctccccactccccataataggccccggtgtgtgatgttccccttcctgtgtccatttcttctagattttctagtttattggcataaaggtgtttatagtattctctgatggtagtttgtatttctgtggggttggtggggatatcccctttatcattttttattgcgtctatttgattcttctctcttccgttctttattagtcttgctagcggtctgtcaattttgttcatcttttcaaaaaaccaactcctggattcattgattttttggagggttttttgtgtctctatctccttcagttctgctctgatcttagttatttcttgccttctgctagcttttgaatgtgtttgctcttgcttctctagttcttttaattgtgatgttagggtgtctattttagatctttccagctttctcttgtgggcatttagtgctataaatttccctctccacactgctttaaatgtgtcccagggattctggtatgttgtatctttgttctcattggtttcaaagaacatctttatttctgccttcatttcgttgtgtacccagtagtcattcaggagcaggttgttcagtttccatgtagttgagcggttttgattgagtttcttagtcctgagttgtagtttgattacactgtggtctgagagacagtttgttataatttctgttcttgtacatttgctgaggagtgctttacttccaattatgtggtcaattttggaataagtacaatgtgctgagaagaatgtatattctgttgacttggggtggagagttctgtagatgtctattaggtctgcttggggcagagttgagttcaattcctggatatccttgttaaccttctgtctcgttgatctgtgtaatgttgacagtggggtgctgaagtctcccattattattgtatgggagtctaagtctctttgtaagtctctaaggacttgctttatgaatccgggtgctcctgtattgggtgcatatatatttaggatagttagctcttcctgttgaattgatccctttaccattatgtaatggccttctttgtctcttttgatctttgatggtttaaagtctgttttatcagagactaggattgcaacccctgttttttttgtttgtttgtttgttctccatttgcttggtagatcgtcctccatccctttattttgagcctatgtgtgtctctgcatgtgagatgggtctcccgaaTACAGCAGTCtggactctttatccaatttgtcagtctgtgtcttttaattggacgatttagtccatttacatttaaggttaatattgttatgtgtgaacttgatcctgtcattgtgatattagctgattaatttgctcgttagttgatgcagtttcttcctagcatcaatggtctttacattttggcatgtttttgcaatggctggtaccggttgttcctttccatgtttagtgcttccttcagggtctgttgtagggcaggcctggtggtgacaaaatctctaagtatttgcttgtctgtaaaggattttatttctccttcacttatgaaacttagtttggctggatatgaaattctgggtttaaaattcttttctttaagaatgttgaatattggcccccactctcttctggcttggagagtttctgccgagagatctgctgttagtctgatgggcttccctttgtgtgtaacccgacctttctctctggctgcccttaacattttttccttcatttcaactttggtgaatctgacaattatgtgtcttggagttgctcttctcgaggagtatctttgtggcattctctatatttcctgaatttgaatgttggcctgccttactaggttggggaagttctcctggatgatatcctgcagagtgttttccaacttggttccattttccccctcactttcaggcacccgaATCAGATGtaaatttgatcttttcacatactcccatacttcttgaaggctttgttcatttctttttcctcttttttctttagacttctcttcttgcttcgtttcattcatttgatcttcaatcgctgatactctttcttccagttgatcgagtcggttactgaagcttgtgcatttgtcatgtatttctcatgtcatggtttttatctctgtcagttcgtttatggccttctctgcattgattattctagttatcaattcttccattcttttttcaatatttttagtttctttgcgctgagtacataattcctcctttagctctgagaagtttgatggactgaaaccttctctcaactcgtcaaagtcattctccatccagctttgatccattgttggcgatgagctgcgttcctttggagggggagatgcgctctgattttttgaatttccagcttttctgccctgctttttccccatctttgtggttttatctgcctttggtctttgatgatgatgacgtACTGGTGGGGTTTTGGCAtgagtgtcctttctgtttgttagttttccttctaatagtcaggactttcagctgtaggtctgttggaaattgcttgaggtccactccagaccgtgtttgcctgggtatcagcagcggggctgcagaagatagaatattgctgaatagcgagtgatcctgtctgattcttgctctggaagcttcgtctcaggggtgtaccccaccgtgtgaggtgtggggtgtcggtctgcacctagtgggggatgtctcccagttaggctactcagaggtcagggacccacttgagcaggcagtctgtccattctcagatctcaacctccgtgttgggagatccactgctctcttcaaagctgtcagacagggtcatttgcatctgcagagctttctgctactttttgtttagctgtgcgctgtccccagaggtggagtctacagagacgggcaggcctccttgagctgctgtgggttccacccagttcgagcttcccagcggctttgtttacctacctaagcctcagcaatggtgggcgcctcTCCCCCAACCTCTGcaattagatctcagactgctgtgctagcaatgagggaggctctgtgggtgtgggaccctcctggccaggtgtgggatataatctcctagtgtgccatttgctaagacccttggtaaagcacagtattagggtgagagttacccgattttccaagtgttgtgtgtctcagttcccctgcctaggaaaagggattcccttcccccttgcgcttcccaggtgaggcgatgcctcgccctgcttcagctgtggctggtcaggctgcaccagctgaccagcacctattgtctggcactccccagggAGATGAACCcaatacctcagttgaaaatgcagaaatcacccgtcttctgtgtcacccatgctgggagctggagactggagctgttccaaTTTGGCCATCCTGCTCCGGGACCCAGATTTTACTTCTAATGTTGATTAATATTGGCTGAAAAGAGAACTATTTgcagaaaattataaatagttacaataaacatatataaacataaacataatgttagaaattatatataacatactatttttttctctttttttctattaaaactttGAATAACTTCCAACCTACAACTgactatataagtatatattataataattttgcaTGAAAAATTGTTTGTCACAGGTGTCAACATGAAAACTTAGTAGAACTACTTGGTTTCTCAAGTGATGGAGATGACCTCTGCTTAGTATATGTTTACATGCCTAATGGTTCATTACTAGACAGACTCTCTTGCTTGGTAAGCTATTTGTTCATCAGattgtttggctttttgtttatatgctggagTATTAATACTCATTTTGTTACTGGATTATTTAAACCAAATTCGCTTTCATATTTTTCCTGCTCTATGAAAATTATACAGTTGATATGTCAGCAACTGGGTTGCCATTTTATTAGGTGGTAAtcctaaatataaaattcagtcAAGACTATACTAGGAAgatgcttttatatatttttatcttcaaataaGAAATGTAATCACCCATTTGAGCTTAATTggagattatttttaataacttaaaaatgtaGTCCTAAATTATTAGTGATATAGCATCATCTTCAGTTGTTGCCTAGAAAAATACTCTGTGTTATATAGTCTCTgtagattttttattattctttctagtttttaatttggtttatttctttaCAAGGATGGTACTCCACCACTTTCTTGGCACATGAGATGCAAGATTGCTCAGGGTGCAGCTAATGGCATCAATTTTCTACATGAAAATCATCATATTCATAGAGATATTAAAAGGTAAATGCTACTGTTTAAAAGCTTTTGGAAAGCTGTCTTTAAAGAATAGTTTGCTGTTACTCTATTCACTATTCACATGCATGTCTTAACCTAGAGCACCTGGACTTTTTCCCATCACTCCATGAAAGCTCTTCTCAATAAGGACATCTGTAATCTCCTTTATTCCAAGCCCAGTGACCTACTTTCAGTACTCATCCTACTTgaccttttttatttgttttaatagtaGTTTATTCTGTTCTTCTTGACCCTTTTGCCTTATGGAAATTAGTTGTTTTCTTAGTTTATGGATCACCATTCTTTTCTGAATCACCTTCATCCTTCATGAGTACTTttcagttctctttctttcttgtttatttatctaGTTAAATATTTACCTACTATAagtaacatattaatatatagagCTCAACATCAATCAAATCACAAAATAAcagtacacacatatatattatatataatatagtatagtatataggattaatataaagaacattttccaAGAAAGTGATATTTAAGCAGAGATTCAAAGAATGGGCAGGAAATAAGTAGGCACAATTTGAGGGTAACTGTAGAATAGATGATGGGGAAAAGaacattctaggcagaaggaactgcATTTGTAAGACCAGTGGTGAGAGAAAATATGGGAGCATGATGAGTTACAAGAAATGAAATATGCTTTGGGAGCCAAGACagtaggatcatttgaggccaggagttgcagACCTGATTACATtccctggacaacatagcaagacctcatctttacaaaaaaattagtcaaaccTGGTAATGCATGCCTACACTTCCAGATGCTGgggtggctgaggagggaggatgcttgagcccaggagttcaaggctgaagtgagctatgatcatgccactgctctccaacctgggtaataaagcaagactctgtctgaaaaaaaacaatgaataaatgcaGTATGACTGAGATGCAGAAAGTTATGGGGTGGTGGATTGAAGATAAAACTACAGAGAAGTGTAGGAAGCTAAGTCCTATAGGACGTAATGGGCCAAGGTAAGGCTTTTAGTTTTATCTCAAGTGTAATGAGATGCCATTGAAATTTTTAAGTAGGAATGTGGCATCATCTTTAAGTTTTGCAAAGATGATTTTGACTCTAATGTAGAGAACAGTTTATAAGAAGAAACAGTTAGTAGGCTATCATAGGTGGCAGTTCATATGAAGAGAGGTGAGCAGATTAGAAAGATTAAAATGGCAAAGCTTGTTGATACCTTGGCTATGCAGGGGTTCAGGAAGAGGGAAGTATCATGAATGACTCCCGGAATAATGGCATCCAGACTTGTATTCTGGAATGATTATGGCATGATTCACTTATATAGAAAGGACCAAAAAAAGACCTGGTTAGGTTGGGGTTAGAGAGATGGTTAGAAAATGTGAATTCTCCTTTGTACGTGTTGTCATTGAGGTTCTTTTAAGATATAGTATAGAAGTAGAGATGTTAGTGTGATATACAGATTTGGAGCTGATGGTCTGAGCTGaagatataaatgtgtgtattacTTGCATACAGGTGATAATTGAAGTGACTGTATTCACTTGAGGGGAGATGTAGATTAagaaaaggtcaggagatcgagaccatcctggcgaacacggtgaaaccccgtctctactaaaaatacataaaaaactagccaggcgaggtggcgggcgtagtcccagctactcgggaggctgaggcaggagaatggagtaaacccgggaggcggagcttgcagtgagctgagatccggccactgcactccagcctgggctacagagcgagactccgtctcaaaaaaaaaaaaaaaaaaaaaagaaaaggtcacaAGATTAAGTCTTGAGGAACCCCAAGACTTAATGGCCAAATAGAAGGGATGATCACAAAAAGGAATCTCAGGAAGTACACATACAGAGAAAGGTAAGGTGAAAACCTGCAGAGTGTGGAGTCCctgaaaatgaggaaagaaagtgTTTCCCAAGAGGGAGTAGTCAAAAAGAGTCAAGTGCTTTAATCATTGGATTAGCATCATCATTGTCTTTGGTGACTTTATGGAAACCCATTTCCATGTAGTAATTGGTTTAGAAATCACATTGTAGTTGAGAGAGTGAGAGCTAGAGAACTGAGATAGGAGTACAGACAAGTCTTTTAAGACATGTTACTAAGGGGACAGCTAGAAATAGATATGTCattcaggaaacattttttttttttttaagagagcaGAGACTAAACTGTGCTTGTCTGCCTATAGGAAGGATCCAGATTAAGAGGGAGAGGATACCGTGGAAGAGAGAAATGGGATTATGTGTTCAGTAGGGTTCCTGAGAATGTAAGCAGCTCGAGCAGAGGAACTGACCctagatgagaaaagaaacacCATCTCCTATCCTTCATGTATTGTTGGTACTTTCCCATGTTCTTATCATTGTCTCTTTTCTCcctatatgttcttttttttttttttttttgagacggagtttcactcttgttacccaggctggagtgcagtggcgcaatcttggctcactgcagccttcgcctcctgggttcaagagattctcgagcctcagcctcctgaatagcttggattacaggcatgcaccaccacgctctgctaattttgtatttttagtagagatgggatttctccatgttgatcaggttggtctcgaactcctgacctcaggtgatctgcccaccttggcctcccaaagtgctggaattacaggcgtgagccaccctccCGGCTTCTCTCCGTGTGTTTTTGCTGAGTGATATTATGTTGATTTTAACTGCTACTTATATGTGAGTGTTTTTCGAATCTGTATTATAAGCTTCCAGTCCTGGATTTTTAGTATCCCCGTACCAAAAACACTGCATCTGGGTATCCCACAGTAACCTTTAAGTCAGCACGTGAGAAATCAAACTCATCAGGTCTCTCCAACCTAAAGTCtttccacatttcctttctgatcCAGTGAAGTCactattcattctctctctcaagCTGAAGACGTTCTCATTCTCTGTATCATGCTAATTACAAAATTCTGTTGAGTGAGCCTCAAAATTTTCACTTTCCATTTATCCCATGTTATGACCATTTAGACCCTCATTATCTCTCATTTGCTTTGTTACAAACCTTTGTAGTCAACCTAAATCCAGCCTATCAGTCCTCATCTATTCACTACAGTGCTACCAGGTCATGGTCCTAAAAGTTAAGTCTAATAACATCAGTTTCCTACTGTGAAAACTTTAGCTGGTAGCCTGTTGCTCACaggataaaattcaaataatctCCATGTTTCTAGGACACTTATTCCTTGAAGTTGACCATGTACACCATATCATATTTTCGTCACTCTGTAGCTGTTACTCCATTTGCCTGGAGTGCCTTTCTTTCCCTCATGTAACTATCAACTTCTAATAATCCTTCGATACTAAGCACACTTGTCACcctctgtttgaaatttttcctgctttttccaggcacatggttgTTCTCTCAGCATTTTGTACCTAATATtaccattgttttaaaaaattatttatgcctTTGTCACAGACAAGATTTTAAGACTCCCCCATGCCCAGCAGTGAGCTTAAATACTATACGACATAGGGAGTTCTCAATAAGATTGTGTTGAATGAAAGTATGAAAGCATATAATGAATTAATTGAGATATTTTggccatatttttttctcttcaaaagcCAGATAGTAcagaacaaaagaataaagaaatgcatAATTGAGATACTTTGGttggaaatttgtttttaaatgaattgataCATAttaagaaaggaatttttttttttttttttttttttttttttttttttttgagacggagtctcgctctgtcacccaggctggagtgcagtggccggatctctgctcactgcaaggaAAGGAATTATTAAAGGTGCCTTGGAAGACTTTGTAGTAATTTACcctataataaattatttgtggAATAATGAAAATATCTCTTACTAATGtagacagttttatttcatttttattctcctaaattttttcctcaagaaacataaaaaaagagGACAGTTGCTTCTCTTTAGCTATAATCTGAGTTCTAGGTTTATTAATAGAAATTTTAGGCTTTTATGATGCATACTATAAAATGTTATACtctgtaaatatgtatgtacatagacatgtatgcatatacatatatacatgcatacatacatttaGCTAAGGAACTGTTTGACTTTTTTGGGgtggggaaaacattttttttcttcaaactttacatttttttcagtgcAAATATCTTACTAGATGAAGCTTTTACTGCTAAAATATCTGACTTTGGCCTTGCACGGGCTTCTGAGAAGTTTGCCCAGACAGTCATGACTAGCAGAATTGTGGGAACAACAGCTTATATGGCACCTGAAGCTTTGCGAGGAGAAATAACACCCAAATCTGACATTTACAGCTTTGGTGTGGTAAGTTCCATATACATAATTAGTAAAAATAGTCATTCTGCTATAATTGTGGAAATGAAgtagaatattatttaatacaCCCATCTTGTTTAGCTCTCTTAGGTAACAACACAAGTTTTTCACATTAACCTCTACTTATACCAGAAAGTTTGTAAAAACTTCTTCCAATGTGTAAAacttttgaattgatttttgaaatGACTACAAGAAATGATTTTCTTGCCATCTGTGTTTATGAATTAGCATGACACCCAATGCATTAAATGAATCGTGTCATACAGTATATACTTTAGTCTCACATTTTTCGACATTTACTAATCTACCTGTCTATTCCCAATAAATTTTAAGATAGAGTAAGAGATAGGTGTGGGTGGTTGGAGAAGCCAAGGGctttttcttcaatttgttttttcatatgtgtTCCATATATGGAAATTTAACTTCATAGCACTGTGAAAACAAGGCATAGGACTGTAGAATATGCctaatgtttagaaaataatattctcCTAAGAGCCAGAGAAAATTATTCTTGTGAAGAATCCCTAAGAGGCAGGAAAAGGATTGGGAGTTCCCAGAACATACGTTGAGTGGGGCTGACTCCTTAGTAGAATTGCCAATAGAAAAGAGCTGCTTATGGTCATGATGGGGTCCGAGATATCCCTGAAGGAGGGATGGCGAGAAATGCCCAAAGCTCGTGTTCTTTCTACTTTAATATCTAAAAGACATAGCCTTGTATAGAATGATTAATCAAATTTTGTAACCAAGATTCATATTCCTtctagtttatatttatttttgtcttgagtattatatatataatttattagtatcatgtataatatatgtatattttagagacaaggcctcacttggtcacccaggctgagtgcagtggtggaattacggctcactgcagcctcaacctcctaggctctagtgatcctctcacttcagcctcccaagtagctgggactacagatatgtgctaccacacccggccaatgttttttaaaattttttgtagagacagggtctccctgttgcccaggctggtcttgaagtcctgggctcaagttatcctcccacatctgtctcccagagtgctgggattacaggtgttagccaccatgcccagcctgtcttgTGTATTatattaatgaaatttttttgtcttaataGGTTTTACTAGAAATAATAACTGGACTTCCAGCCGTGGATGAACACCGTGAACCTCAGTTATTGGTAATTGAAATATTCGTTTTCCTCAAtccttttttctctgcttttgtagTCTAAATTTATATGGATAAATTTGACAtctagaaataacattttctgttGGCAGTCTTTCCATTGGCTATTACACAATAGCATATGGAAAAAGCATTAAATACTTTTCATTCTCAGCTCTCCCATGAAGTATTTGTGAAGCCTAGAAAAGTCACTTACGTATTCTTTGTTCTGATTTCTTTGTGGGTAACATGAAAATAGAACTAAATGATTTCTGAGGTCCTCTTTAgcttatgtttattttgttactttcaGGGTGGCTACTCTTAATAACAGTGTTTTCAAcattttcagaaaggaaaaaaatggcttcCATTCAAATTTCTCTCAGAATAAAATTGCTAGTAAAAGTTCTCTACTTATTTCTATCATGGGgtattttatttacaaagttacaataaaaaacataccaaatttgCTATTGTTAGGAAAAACTCAAATCATGTATTTCCTTTGCTCTCATACCACagcaacaatcaacacagaagatttctgtgaccaaatgtgagTGGGGAGGATTTCCCTCCACCAACAAGCAGGCAGTCTACTTTGCAGCGAAAGTCAGCTGGATCTCCTCCAATTTAATTCTGACACTATGTTCCTAGAGATAGCATCAgaatcagatcccacaggttaagggctcagtccccgAGACTGCGATCCCACCAGACACCAGTCGCAAGTTtaggcctccagaacttctgaccaactgCCTTCAAGTGGGAGTTCCTATGACCTCCTCTGTGGGTATGGAGGGCTCAAGATTGAACCCAGATTGATTCACTAACTTGCATGCAGCATATACTTTACCTAAGTTTTCCATCATTTTGCCTAaggctttttctttcaaaatatataaaagcctCAAAACTTTGGCTTGAGTAAGGATGAAATGCAGAAAAACATAAGCTCTATCTCAGTCACAAGTTTTGCATTTCATCATATAATAGTGAAAATCATAAATCTTTGGAGAATTACACTCTTTCACCCATTCTTAAGGTTTGACTGTGATGTGACTCTAAAGTAATAAGATTTTTGTACaagcacagttaaaaaaaaaatgatccttTGAAGAACCCTTATGTTACTAGATTCTGCCATTGCCaaacattttcagaatttatCTTTTGAAAGTGTTTTTGAAGAGTTTACCTCTCATGAAtagtttttttcatctgtattagtttcctaggactgTTGTTAAAATGTACCAAAAACTGTGtgacttaaagcaacagaaatttatttgctcgtagttctggaggccagagtctgaaatcaaggtattggcaagACTATGCTCTCTCTGGAGGCTCCAGAGAGAATCTTGCCTTGCTCGTTGGATGTGGGGCTTACCTCCAGGATTATCCATAATCTGGAATATTCTCATCTCAGGATACTTAATTACATCTAAAAAGGCCCTTCTTTTCCTAATAAGAGGACATTTACAGATTCCAGAAATTATGGCATAGACATGTTTTGGGAGACCATGATTCACCCAACTTACTCTCTTATTCCTACACTTCTCTCcctgttaattcttttttttttttatcatggccTGCTCCCCATTTTtcccctccctttttctctttgattcaACAATCTTAGTACCCATAGAGAAGTTTATTGGGTACAGGGAGGAGGAGTCAGGGTCCAGAAGTTGGAGTTGCGCTATTAGAAGCACATCAAGAAGCAGACCACGCTGTGCTGCACACCTAGTAAATGCTGCTAATGGAAACATACAAGCAATTAGCtcataacataaatataaaaattggaaGGCAGATGGGTGGAAGTATCTAGaaggtataaataaatatacatttatattatacacacacacacacacacacacacacccccagtcATGTGTTGCCAAATGACAGGAATATGTTCCGAGAAATGCGTTGTTAGGCAGTTTCATTGTGTGAAcctcatagagtgtacttacacaaacctagatgatgtGACCTACTACACACCTGGGCTGTATggtattgctcctaggctacaaacgtATGCTGTACAGCATAATACTGTCCTGGATACTgtaagcaattgtaacacaatggtaagtatttatgtatgtaaacataaaagaggtacagtaaaaatatggtattataatcttatgggaccaccatctatatgtggtctgtcattgaccagttgaccaaaatgtcattttgtGGTGGATGGATGTACTTATTTACATAGAATTTGTCCtgtatgtcttgttttttttgtttgtttgttttgttttgtttttggagacagagtctcgctctgtcacccaggctggagtagtgcagtggcgcaatttcggctcactgcaatctctgcctcctgggttcagacgattcccctgtgtcagcctcccgagtagctaagattacaggtgcacaccaccatgcctggctaattttttgtatttttagtagaaacagggtttcaccatgttgcctaggctgggtcTTGAATTCTTAATAGGGTTTTAAGATAAGATAGTAAAATGAGAGTACATGTTATTACAAAGtagattaatttaaataattaaaatatacattctaaTTTCCTTCACTTTGATTTGAAGCTCTTAAAGTTTTAACACTCATTTTAAAGCTagatattaaagaagaaattgaagatgaagaaaagacgATTGAAGATTATATTGATAAAAAGATGAATGATGCTGATTCCACTTCAGTTGAAGCTATGTACTCTGTTGCTAGTCAATGtctgcatgaaaagaaaaataagagaccAGACATTAAGAAGGTatgaattttgtatatttatttaaaaagaaaggggtGGGGTTCATCATATTTTCCAGAGTGTATATTTTAAAGCAAGTGTATAATgtggttcttttgttttttttctatgtctttttataAGGTTCAACAGCTGCTGCAAGAGATGACAGATTCTTAAAACTATTGGAATAGACTCTTGACTTTTTATATACACCTAtctcaaccatttttttttttttttaatttgagatggaatctcgctctgttgcccaggctggagtgcagtggcatgatctcgactcactgcaagctc from Papio anubis isolate 15944 chromosome 9, Panubis1.0, whole genome shotgun sequence includes the following:
- the IRAK4 gene encoding interleukin-1 receptor-associated kinase 4 isoform X4, with product MPFYDKDRTLMTPLQNLEQSYMPPDSSSPENKSLEVSDTRFHSFSFYELKNVTNNFDERPISVGGNKMGEGGFGVVYKGYVNNTTVAVKKLAAMVDITTEELKQQFDQEIKVMAKCQHENLVELLGFSSDGDDLCLVYVYMPNGSLLDRLSCLDGTPPLSWHMRCKIAQGAANGINFLHENHHIHRDIKSANILLDEAFTAKISDFGLARASEKFAQTVMTSRIVGTTAYMAPEALRGEITPKSDIYSFGVVLLEIITGLPAVDEHREPQLLLDIKEEIEDEEKTIEDYIDKKMNDADSTSVEAMYSVASQCLHEKKNKRPDIKKVQQLLQEMTDS